Part of the Corynebacterium efficiens YS-314 genome is shown below.
TTCTGACGCTCCGGATTGGTGGACCGGGGAATCGGCACGATGCCCCGGGCATGGTGCCAGGCCAGGGCCACCTCGCCGCCACCCACGCCGTAGCGCCGGCCGATGTCGGTGAGGAGGGGTTCGTCGACAAGCCCACGCCCGTTGCTCAACGGGCTCCACGCCTCGGTGACAATACCGCGGGCGTTGTGCCACTCGACCTGCTCGACCTGCGGGAAGTAGGGGTGGAGTTCAATCTGGTTGACCACCGGCAGCTCGCCGGTCTCCGCCTCGAGTCGGTCGATGTGCTCGGGCAGGAAGTTGGACACCCCGATGTGGCGCACCAGGCCGCGGTCGCGGGCGTCGATAAGCGCCTGCCACGCCTGCACGTAGAGGTCGCGGTTGGGGTTGGGCCAGTGGATGAGCAGCAGATCGATGTGATCCAGGCCCAGGCGGTAGAGGCTCTCCTCGATGCGGGGGCGTGCCAGCTCGAACTCATGGAAGCGTCCCGGGAGTTTGCTCGTGACGATGAGCTCCTCGCGGGGCACCCCGGATTCGCGGATCGCGACACCGACCGCGCCCTCATTCTCATAGTTGTAGGCGGTGTCGATGAGCCGGTACCCCGTGCGGATGGCGGACACCATCGCCTGGACACCGGCCGCACCGTCGAGGTGGACCGTGCCGAAACCGATGGGTGGGAGATCAATCAGTGGTGTGGTCATGGCAGCCAGCCTAACCCAGCTCCCCGGCATAGTGGTTGAACTTGTTGCCCCGGACAAAGCCGGCGAGGAACATCCCGGCATCGCGGGCGGTGTCCACAGCCAGGGAGGTGGCTGCACCCACGGCGATCACCCCGGGGATGCCGGCCATCGCGGCCTTCTGCACCAGCTCGAAGGAGGCACGCGAACTCATCACCAGGATGGTGTCCCGCAGCGGGAGTCGACCGTTCATGAGCATGTGGCCGATGACCTTGTCGGCGGCGTTGTGGCGGCCGACATCCTCACGCACCACCAGCAGCTCACCATCGAGGGTGGCCAGGCCCGCGGCATGCACGCCACCGGTCTTGTCGAACATCTTCTGACGTTCCCGGAGTTTCTCCGGGAGGGTGATGATCATCCGCGGATCCGGGGTGATCGGCTCGATCGGCCAGCCCTTCTTGTCCATCAGCTGCTCGATGGAGGTGGTGCCACAGACCCCGCAGGCGGAGGATGTGGGCAGGTTGCGCTGCACGGAGACCAGGTTCAACTCACGCCGGGGATTAGCTGGCACCACATCCAGTTCGAGGACGTTGTAGGTGTTCTGGTTGTCCGGTCCCACCGCACCCGCGCAGTAGCGGGCGGTGGAGACCTCGGAGGCATCCCTGATCAGGCCCTCCGCCAGCAGCAGGCCGTGGACCAGTTCGATGTCGTGGCCCGGGGTGCGCATGGTGGTGGTGAGGTTGGTGCCGTTGACGCGGATCTCCAGTGGCTCCTCCACCGCGATGGTGTCCGGGCGGGTGTTGACGAACACCTTGGTCTCCGTGGACACCACCCGGGGGACCTGCAGATGCTGTGTGATTCTTCCCATCTAGTACTCCTTGGCAATCATCTCTTGGAGACGGGTGGCACCCGCCAGGACCCGGCGGGCAAGCGCCGCGGTGTCGGTCTCCGCAGCGACTGTTCCATCTGTGGCACGCTCTCCTCGGGTTGCCGCGATACCCAGCAGGAACGCCGTCATCGGGGCAGCCGGGCGGGAGGGGCCGTGCGCGACATCGCGGGTGAGATCGAGCAGCTGGGGCACGACGGCGTCGAGAAGCTCCCGGTCGATGTCGAACTCATCGCACACCACGCCCAACCACTCGTACATGCGGTCCATCCGGTCCGCTTCAGTGTCCTGGTCACTCACCAGCATCCGTCCTCTCAATATGAAACCCGCACCCGGTGCAACACGGGTGCGGGAAGGGAAAATCCCGCGGGGTTACCTGTCGGCGTCAGTTGGCAGCCCTACTTGTCAAGATCGTCTGCGTGGACCCCCAGCGGTTCCAGACGTACCAGCACCGACTTGGATGCCGGGGTGTTGGACTTCTCCGCCACGGAATCCAGCGGCACCAGCACATTGGCCTCGGGGAAGTAGGTGGTCACGCAGTCCCTGGCGGTGTCGTACTCCACCACCCGGAAATTCGGGGCGCGGCGCTCGCCGTCATCGAACACGGAGACGATATCCACCAGGTCCCCGTCACGCAGACCGCGGGCATGGCAGTCCTCGGGGTTGACGAACACCACGCGCCGCCCACCGCGCACCCCACGGTAACGGTCATCCAGGCCGTAGATGGTGGAGTTATACTGGTCATGGGAACGCACCGTGTTCATCAGCAGGTATCCCTCGGGCAGTTCGATCACATTGGTCTCATTGACCGTCAGCTGCGCCTTGCCGTCGGAGGTGTTGAACACCCGCTCGCGTGGACCGTTCGGCAAGAGGAAACCACCGGGATTCTGGATGCGCCGGTTGAAGTCGTGGAAACCGGGGATGGTGGCCTCGATGTGATCACGGATCACGTCATAGTCATCGATCATCGGCTGCCAGAAATCATCCCCGAAGGTCTCCCGGCCGATGGATCCGATGACATCACACTCGGACTTCAGATCCAGATCCCGGTTGGCGAAACGCTTGCCCGTGGAACCGTGGATGGCGCCGGCGGAATCCTCCACGGTGACGGTCTGCAGGCCGGTCTTCTGCACATCCCGGTCGGTGCGGGCGCGCACCGGCAGGATCAGGGATTTCTCACCAGGCCAGGCATGCGATCCATTGGGTTTGGTGGACACATGCACGGTCAGTTCATTGGACTGCATGCCCTTCTCCAGCACGGAGGTATCCGAGGCCACCCGCACCAGGTTGCCACCAAGGGACATGAAGAACTTCGTCTTGCCGTCACGCATGGCGCGCAGGGAATCCACGGTGTCCCAACCATCCTCACGCGGGACATCGAAACCGAACTCATCCTCGATGGCCTGGAGGAAGGACTCGGGCATCTTCTCCCAGATGCCCATGGTGCGATCGCCCTGGACATTGGAGTGGCCGCGCAGGGGAGCGGTACCCGCGCCGGGCTTGCCGATGTTACCGGTCAGCAGCAGGAAGTTCACCATCTCGCGGATGGTGTACACGGCGTTCTTGTGCTGGGTGACACCCAGGGTCCAGGACACCACCACGGTGTCGGCGGCCTCCACCATATCCGCGGCCTTCTGGATATCCCTGGCCGCCAGCCCACAACCGCGCAGCAGGGTCTCATCATCCAGGCTGTTCAGGTGCGCGATGGTCTCCTCGACCCCGGAGCAGAACTTCTCCAGGAAGGTATGGTCCAGCGCGTCACGGCGGATCAGTTCCTTATTCAGCGCCTGGAAGAACGCCCGGTCACCATCGAGACGGACCTGCAGGTACTCATCGGTGAGGTCCTCGGAGATACTCAGCGCACCCTTGACCGTCTGCGGGTCGCGGAATTTCATCAGCCCCGTCTCCGGCAGGGGATTGAGCGTGAGGATCTTGCCGCCGTTTTCTTTCAGTTTCTTGAAGGCACTGAGTGCACGCGGGTGGTTGGTGCCCGGGTTCTGCCCCACGGAGATGAGCAGATCGGTGTTGTGGAAATCCTCAATGACCACCGACCCCTTGCCCAGGCCGAGGGTTTCACTCAGGGCGCTGCCGGTGGATTCATGGCACATGTTGCCGCAGTCGGGCAGGTTGTTGGTGCCCAGGCGACGCGCCAGCAGCTGGAACATGTACGCCGGTTCATTCGGGGTGCGCCCGGAGGTGTAGAACACCGCCTCATCCGGTTCGATCCGTTTCAGTGTGGAGGCGATCAGCGCGATGGCATCCTCCCAGGAGATCGGGCGGTAGTGCTCATCACCGGAGGAACGGTCGTAGAACATCGGCTGGGTGATGCGGCCCTGTTTGCCCAGCCAGTGATCGGTTTTCTCCCGCAGGTCGAAGATGGAGTGCTCGGCCCAGAACTCCGCGGTCGCACGCTTCGGGGTGGTTTCCTCCGCGACGGCCTTGGCACCGTTCTCGCAGAATTCCGCGATGCTCAGCTCATGGGGTGCAGGCTCCGGCCAGGCGCACCCGGGGCAGTCGAAACCGCCGGGTTTGTTCATCGTCAGCAGGGGCAGCACACCCCTGTTGGGCACGACATGTTCCATCGCGTGGAGGACACCGGGTACCCCGGCCGCGGACTTCACCCGCCGACCCACATCCGGGTGGTCAAACTTGTTGGCGAGGGGATTGACACTGGAGATCTCAGGTGGGGTGGTCATGCAGCCAGTCTAGGTGATCGGGGGCACACCCGGGCCGGGGTGCTTGTCGACGAAAAGACCCCCACCACCACACCCCCGCGGGGAGGGGGATTGTTACGGGCCGGGATACAATACTGGAGGTCGCAGCACGCGATCACCACTTTTTCCTGACGGTGTGTGATCCCCTCCACCGTCCGTATCTCATCTCCCCACCGTGCATGGCGAATACGCAAGCACGTCCGTAGCTGTCCCGCAACCGTAGAGCCGGATCCCTGCACGGTGCTTTCCCGAAAGGCGAATGACCTTGAACACCACCACCCGTCGCATGGCCACCACCCTGGTTGCCGCCACCGCCACCACCCTCGCTCTCCTGCCGGCTGCACAGGCCGCTGAGTTCACCACCGCCCGTGACTGCGTCGACGCCGACAATGTCTGGGTCTACGTCGAATACGGTGAGGATTCTGACAAGGAGCCCACCGGCGCCTGCGCCACCGAGTTCAGCAACGGCTTCGAGGCCCTGGAGTCTGCAGGCTTCGAGTTCACCTACTCCGAGAGCGACTTCGGCCGCTTCCTCACCGGCATCGACGGTGTCGCACCGACCTGGACCCCGGAGAACCCGGTCTTCTGGAGCTACTGGAACGGCACCGTGGCCGAGGACTACACCGTGGCCTACGAGTCCTATCAGGTCGGCGCGTCCATCTCCACCCCGGAGGCCGGCAGCGTCGAGGCATGGTCCGTCAGCGACGGTTCCGTCGCCCCGGCGCTGGCGCAGCTGCCCGAGCCGGTTGAGGCATCCTCCTCCGTGGGCTCCTCCCAGGGCGGTATCCTCGGCGGCCTGCTGGGCATGCTCGGTGGTTTCTTCGCCGCCCTGCAGTCCGGACTGCTGTCCATCCTGGGGCTGTCCTCCTAGCGTTCCCGGCCTCCTGCACCGGGGTGAACAGTGTTGCTAGCGTGGGGCCATGACTCCCACAGGACACGACCACCGGCAGACCGTGACGTTCTACATCCTCGGCGGCGCGGGAGATCTCGTGCGTCGTCTGCTCATCCCCGGTATGGCGGGGTACCTCCGGGAGTATGAGGGCACCCGGATCAACATCGTCGCCACGGGGCGTTCGGAGATCGACGACTACCCGCAGCTGGTGCGCGATTCCCTCGCCGCAGCCGGCACAGACATCGATGACCGGGTGGTCGACAGCCTGGCCGGGCATGCCTCTTTCCTGGCGTCGGATGCCACTGATCCGGCCGAGCTGCAGGAGCTGCTCGATTCCCGGGAACCCGGTGACCGCCCGGTGCTCTACTTCGCGCTCTCGCCTTCCGTGACCGCGCAGGCCGTCGATGCCCTGGCGGGGGTCACCCTGCCCGAGGGCATCGTGCTTGCCCTGGAAAAACCCTTCGGCGAGGACGCGGACACCGCCCGCGAGCTCAACGAGAAATTGTGGAAAATCACCGATGAGGAGCACATCTTCCGCGTCGACCACTTCAACTGCGAGACCGCCCTGTCGAACCTGGTCGGACTGATGGGCGCGAATGCGATCCTCTCCGCCGGGTGGAATAACAGGGCAGTCGAGAGCATTGAGATCGTCTATGACGAATCCCTCGGCCTGGAGGGACGCGCCGAGTTCTACGACAGCAATGGGGCTGTGCGCGACATGCTCCAATCCCACCTGCTGCAGGTCATGGCACACGCCCTGGCTGCCGACACCGATGACACGGTCACCGACATTCTCGCCGCCACGGACATCGATCCGGGTTCCGTCCGTCGCGCCCGGTACACCGCAGGCGAGGCGGGTGGCGAACAGCTGCCGGACTACGCACAGGAGGAGGGCGTGGATCCGGAGCGGGGGACCGAGACGCTCTTCCAGCTCACCGCGCACGTGGACACCGACCGCTGGCGTGGCGTGCCCATCACCCTGCGTTCCGGCAAGGCACTGGGGAAACCGCGCAGGGAGATCGCCATCTCCTACCGGCGCGAGGGCTACCCCGAGGAGGTCGAGCTGCAGCCGGGCAGCCGTCTGGTCTTCCCCTTCACCGATGAGGTGGTGCTCGAGGCGAATGTCTCCGACCATGGTTACAGCCACAACCTGCAGCGCGTTGAACTGCGCACCGAACTGGTGCCCTCGAAGCTGTCGGCCTACGGCCGGGTGGTGCGTGCCATCCTCGACATGAGCGACACCGCCGAGGTGCCCGCCGACGCCCCGGCCCGGGCCTGGGAGATCGTGGAGCCCGTGCTCACCGCGTTCGCCAACGACGAGGTCCCGCTGGAGGAGTACCCGGCGGGGTCAGCGGGACCTGCGGGCTGGTAGGGAGCTTGTCGACGCCCCACCCACTCAGCTGAAGCTGCGCTCCACACCGAACGCGGCGCGGCGGCTGGCGCGTCGTAAAGCACCCAGCACTGGTTTCGTGGTGAGCAACAGCAGCACGGAGGTGAACAGCGCGCGCCCCAGGTCCCACCCCAGGGACGTGGTGAGGGAGAACAACACGAAGGTGTGGAGGTTCTCCAGCACCGGAGCGCCCGGGGTGAAGGACAACTCGGTGGATACACCGATGGCATACGGCCAGAAGCTCATGTTCATCAGGAACCCGTAGCCGAGTGCGGCGACCACGGCGTAAACCACGATGATGAGTGTCTCCAACCGCCCGCGCACGGGCGGCAGCAGGCCCGCGCCGAAGGCGACCCAGGCCGCAGCCAGCATCTGATACGGCAGCCAGGGGCCGATGCCGGCGGTGAGCAACGCCGAGGCGAACAATCCGGTGTTGCCCAGGATGAACCCGAACCCGGGACCGAAGGCGCGACCGCCCAGGATGAGGATGAAGAACACCGCCTCGAAACCGGCGGTGCCCGCACCGAAGGGACGCACGATCGCGACCATGGCGCTGAGCACACCCAGCATGGCCACGGCCTTGACGTCGAAACCATCCTCGCTGATCTCGGCGACCACCGCAGCTAACACCAGTGGGATCACCAACGCCAGGTAGAGCGGGGCCTGTGCATCATCGGACAGGAACGACTCCGGATTCACAATCAGCGGCCAAAAGAAGATGATGATGCTCAACACCGCCAGCACACCCAGCGTGAGATAGGTCTTCGGTTTGAGGGCGATAGCGCTGATCACAGGGCACCGTCCCCAAGCGCGGCCTTCACCGCGGGCACGGTGAGCCAGTAGGACGGATCCTGGATACCGGCGGTGATCTTGGCCACCTGCGGGGCATAGGCGGGGGAGGCCGCGAGGATATCCACGGCCGGGCCGTCGGCGACGATCTTCCCCGATGCCATGAACAGCACCCGGTCCGCGCACAGGGCGGCGAACTCCACATCGTGGGTGACCACCAGCACCGCGTGACCGGTCAGCGCCAACTCCTTGAAACTGTCCGACAGGGATTTCTTACCGGCGTAATCCAACCCGCGGGTCGGTTCGTCGAAGAACACCACCGGTGGTTGTGCCGCCAACTGGATAGACAGTGCCAGGGAGAGTTTCTGCCCCTCCGAGAGATCCCGGGGATGCAGCTCATCGGGGATGTTCGGGGCCAGGGTGTCCAGGATGGCGCGGGTAGTGCCGGGCGCCGCGGCGGCATCCTTGTCGGAACGGCGCAGCTCCAGGCCCACGGAGGATTCATAGAGGATATCGGTCGGTGTCTGCGGCACCATGGACACCACGCGGCGACGGTCAGCGGGTTTGAGCTGGTGGGGATCCGACCATGGCATATCCGGGGTGGCGCCACCGCGGTTCCTGCGGGTATGTTTCCGGGCGGCGGCGTCATCATCATGGACCAGGACCGTGCCCTGGCTGCGTTTACCCGTGCCCTGCAGAGCCCACAGCAGGGAGGATTTCCCACACCCGTTACGGCCCATCAACACGGTGACCTCACCCTCATAGAGGGTCAGATCCACCCCGTCTACGGCACGGATCTCCGGGAAGTCCACCACGACATCCTCCGCCCGCAGCAGGGGGTTCGGCCGGGTGGTCTGCACCTTGGACACTACCAGCCCCCGCTGGAACAGGCGTCGGCGCATGGCATGGGAATGATTCCGGGCATCCCGGATGGACAACGGCAGCGGGGACCAGCCCGCCCAGCGGCCCAGTTCGATGACCGGGGGAGCCACATCCGCGGAGGTCATGATCTCCGCCGGGGTGCCGAGGGTGACCCGGCCATCCTGACCGACGTGGGCCACCCGGTCGACATACTGCAGCACGCGTTCAATGCGGTGCTCGGCCAGGACCACCGTCATGGCCAGGTCGTGGGCGAGTTTGGTCACCGTCGCCAGGACATCCTCCGCGCCGTTGGGGTCCAGGGCGCTGGTGGGTTCATCGAGCACCATCAGGGCCGGTCGGGTGGTCAGGACCGCACCGATGGCCACGCGCTGCTGTTCACCACCCGACAGCTCGGACAGCGGCACCCCACGCAGTTCGGCGATGCCGAGCAGGTCGAGGGTTTCCTCCACCCGTTTGCTCATCACAGCCGGGGGCAGACCCAGTTGCTCCATGCCGTAGGCCAGTTCCTCCTCGACGGTGTTGGTGACAAACGAGGCCGCCGGATCCTGACCGACCACACCCACCACATCGGAGAGCATGCGCGGCGGGAAGTCACGGGTGTCGCGCCCGACGACGCGGACATGACCGTCGAGACGCCCACCGGTGGCGTGCGGCATCGCGCCGGTCATGGCGTTGAGCAGGGTGGATTTCCCCGAGCCGGTACGCCCGAGAACCAGGAGGATCTCACCTTCGTGGAGGGTGAGATTGACATCCCGGATCTGGGGTTCCGCCAGGGTGCGTTCATCGGTGTAGTAGGAGGCGGAGACATCCTCCAGCTCCAGGACCGGGGCATCCGACCACGCCTCGCGTTTGACGGCGGTGCCGGTGGTTCCGGTGACGCGGTTGTGGTTACTCATGTAACGCCTCTTTCTTGGGGGCCGTGGCAGCAGCGGTGGCGACAACCGGGAAGCTCGCGGTCACCGCTGCCGGCTCGGGGTTCCTGCGGTGGCCCCGGCCTGCAGGTGTGCGCCGGGTGGGCCCGGCTGGTGTCGTGTCCGGGGTGGTGTCCGTTGTGGTGGCCACGCGTGGTGTCCGGCGCCGGGCGCGGAAGGAGTTGCGCGGCAACCGGGGGGTGAAGATACCGGGGGCGGTGGCGACCACCAGAGCGAGGATGACCAGGAGGGGTACCTGCGTGGGCATGTGCAGCGGGATCCAGGTGGTCACCATCGATGCTGGATTGAGGTTGTATTCCACCAGGGCGGCGGCGAGGGGAACCAGTCCGGACAGGGCGGTGATCCACTCCGCGCCCGCCCACGGCAGCTGGTCGTAGGTGGTGGAGGTTTTTCGTCGAGAAGCGATGAATAGGGAGATCACCAGGAACCCGACGCCCACGATGAGGATCGGCACCGCCACGAACATGGGGGCACCGGCATCCAGCACCACGAAGATGCCGATGGTGGCACCGATGATGCCCAGGGCACCGAACGCGGACGTGATCCGCTGCTCAATGAGCGGGGTGTCGGCGCGACGGCCGTAACCACGGGCATCCAGAGAACTGGCCAGCGCGAGGGAGCGGTCCAGGGTGTCCTGGAAGACGGGCATGAGGATCCTGGCGAACCCACGGATGCCGCCGGTATCATCACCACGCAGCGTGCGGGCCCGGTGGATGCGGTACGCCGATTCCGCCATCTGCGGGGCAATCGAGATACCGATGACGATGGCGGTGCCCAGATCACCCAGTGCGCCGGGTAGCGCCTTGACCAGCTTCTTCGGATCTGCCAGGGAGTTGGCGGCACCCACCGCGACGATCATGGTGCCCAGCACCAGTCCCTGGGTGGCGCTCATCAACAGCCCCTCCGCATAGACCGTGCCGAACACATTGATGCCCGCCGCCCACTCCGGCAGATCGAAGGAGGGGATGCTGAACAGTTCCTGCTGGCCGATCTTGGCACCGACGAGGATGTGCATGACCACGCGGTAGACCACGATCCACCCGCACAGGATGAAATAGATGGGGAAGGCACGTGCCCAGGGGGAGGCCCCCCGACGCTGTGCGACCACGAAACACAGGACGACCAGTGCCATGGCCAGGACGTAGAGGTTGGTGGTCAGGCTGACGGTCCCGGCGATACCCAGGGCCCACACCCACCAGGCCATGGGGTGGATCAGACGCCTGGACAGGAGATAACGCTTGATTGTCTTCACTGTGTTTCACATTTTCCAACTATGTGGCCACCCTGGTGGGAGACCGCAACCGGGAGGGTCACCCGTGGACTTCCCCACGACGCAGCACCCAGGTGGCGGCGGCCGCCCCACCGAACAGGGCGATGAACGCCAGGGCCAAGCCGATGGTCCAGGCGCGGGATAACCCGCCGGTGTCCTGCGCACTCGTGGCATCGTACTGCGGGGTGATCACCTGCCCGTCGGCGCTGAGTTGGTTGGTGTCCTCCAGAGCCGGGGCGGTCATCACGCGGGTGCTCTTCGGGTCGGGTTCCTCGGTGGTGGTCTCCGCAGACTCGCCTGTGCCGGTGGCTGCGGACACAGCGCCACCGGCGGAACCCGGTGCCTGTGCACTGCCACCGGGTGCGGCACCCGGTGCGGTACGTGTCTGCGCTGCCCGTGATGCTGCGGCGACCAGTTCGTCATATTCCTGCTTGGTGATCCGGTTGCCCTCGGCATCGGTGAAGACAAGCACCTCATCCGGATTGTCAGGATTCTGCTCGGGGGTGGGTTCACCGGACTGATTCGCTGTGGAGCCATCCTGCGGTGTCGGGGTGGCCTCGGGTGTCCAGGTGAATGCCGGGACGGTGGGCATGGGCGAGTCCCGGAGGCTGCCGGAACGTGTGCTGGTCTCGGTTGTGGTCGTGGACCTGCTCACCGGCACTGGTCCCGGTTCCACACCCGGACCCCACGTCCAGGCCTCGACTGTGCCGGGCTGCGGGGAACGCGCGTGGGCGCCGAAATCACTGTAGGTCCAGGAGTTGGCTCCCAGTGGTGCGTGCCAATAGGTCCAGTAGGCACTGGCAGGGGATGCGGTCAGGCACTTGTCCACGCTGGCATCGGGGAAGCTGTTGATGCGACAGATGAATTCAGGGAATTTCTGGGTGCCCTCAACAGAGAAACCAGCGTTGATCAGGGCCTGATATCCGGTTCCCCCGGCCGCTGAACAGGCGAGTGGGTAACCCTCCACCATCACGGTGACTTCATCATCGGAACACGGAGTGGTGGTGGCGGCCTGTGCCGTGGGTACCCACGGCGACATGGCCAGCGCAACCCAGGCCACCACCGTGACGATGACCATCCTGGTCAGCGTGGTTTTTCTGCTGAGGTTCAACATGATCTATCTCCTAGAACTGTACCGGGAGGAAGGCAGCGGTGCCGGTGAAACCGATAACCGCAGCGATGATCGCGGCGATGGCGCCGAGCACACCAAGGAAGATTCCTCCCTCGGAGGAACCACTGCTGGAGCCATCAGAATCAGACGGGGCCGGGTCTACCGGATCAGGATCGACCGGATCAGGATCAACCTGCTCCGGGTAGAGGGTCTCAGAGGATGCATAGCTACCACCGACGAAACCGAGGGCCGCCTGGGCTGTGGCGCGACGGATCTGATCGGACACGGTGGTTACAGTGTCCACATCGCTGATCTTGTAGGCGAATCCACCACGAAGCTCCTCCGGTGCGGAGTCGTCGAATCGCACGGCATCCAGGAAGGCGTGGTTGCGCTCGAAGGCATCCAGGTCGCCGGCATAGGCGAAGGCACCGGCTGCAAGGGCGGTGGAGTTGACGTTGATCCCGGCGAACCGGCTGTTGATGCCGCCTTCAGGCGTGGTGTTGTTGCGCAGGTACTGCAGGACGCTCCTGGTGGAGGTGGCTTCAGCACCACGGACCAGCGCGAGTGCCTGACCGGCCATACCCGTGGTGTCGGGATCCACGGAGGTGCAGGTCGGAGGTGTCGCCGGGAACAGTGGGACACCGCCATCCTCGCAGATCTGGCTCTCCAGGAAATCCGCTGCCTTGCTGGCAGCCTCGGTCTCGCCAGCGCGTGCCAGGGCGATGACAGCCCACGCCTGGGAGAAGTTCTGTGCGTCGGAGGTGGGTTCGCCGTCGGTTTCGTTCATCAGGCGGCCGTTGTCCTGGATCGCATCGACCAGCTCTGCGATGTAGGTCTCATTGCGCTCACCGCGGGTGTTCTGCAGCGCGACGAACTTGGCCATGCGACCGGCATCCACCTCACCCAGGAAGTACACGAAGTCATCGGCGTTGTCGACCAGGGCCTCGTAGCTGCGATCCGCCTGGTCATGATGCATGTCCAGGGCATCGAGGGCGAAGATGAAATCGGCGGTCAGGCCGAGGTCAGCTCGGCCGCCGAACGGGCCGTCGACCAGCCCGTCGCCTCTTTCCGTGAGCTGCGCTGCCAGGAAGCTCGCGGTGCTCTCGAGCTCGGAATCGGTGGGTGGTGTTGCCGCAACAGCGGTGTGGGGGGTGATGAGTGCGATGCCAGTTGCCAGAGCCAGGGCTGTGGCAGCGGTGCGTGTCCCGAGAAGCGCCATGAAGGCAGGTCCTATTCTTTCTGGGAAACGTTTCTGAGCATCCCGGAAGAAAGGCTGACATGCCTGACTACGGGCTTCAGAACCGTAGTCCTCGACGGTTGTGAGCCAACAGTTCTGCTCTGGGTGTTCCGACTCGGTGCACGATGCACCACACGGTTGCGGGTCAGTGCCGGATTCACACCGGACTTCCCCCAGAAACAAACAGTAGGTACCTCGTACTTTAGAAATCATTCACACCAAGGTCAATGTGAGCTGTGAACGGCCTGCCCCCGTCGTGTGGCGCGGGTATGCGTCAGGGAGTCCGGTGTGTGTTCGGGAACCAGTAGCGACGGAACCCGTTCCGGGTATCTTCATAGTTACCACCGGCGCGTTCGATCACGCGACGCGATGCCGGGTTGTCCTCCCGCACGGTCAGGAGCACGGGTGTGACCCCCAGGGCCTGCGCCTCCGCCAGCCCGAGCGCCAGCGCCGTCCCCGCCACCCCGCGGTTGCGGTATGTGGGCCGGACCGAATAGCCGATGTGCCCGCCCTGCTCCAGCAGAAAGGGGGTGAGGGTATGGCGGATCGCCAGGAAACCGAGCAGCTGCCCGCCGGGATCGGTGATCCATCGGAAGTCACAGTGCACGAAACCCTCCGGAGTCGGGATCGAGGTGTCCGCCCACCGTGCACGGTCGGTGATATAGGCCTCGAACGCCGCCCCGGACAGCTCCGGCCGCCCTTCAAACCCCGATCCGTCGATCGGGCCATCACCAAACTCGGCCAGGCACGAGGCCCACTCCCGGTACCCGCCGGCGTCGGGTGCTGTCAGTCGGTACATGCCATGACAATAGACGCTTGTCGACGCCCCGACCACCGCTCGCCGCACCCTCCCTGAGGGGCGTGCGGCGTGGGGCGGTGGGCGTCGACAAGCGCGTTGGTGGGGACTTGTGTTATAGGGACGGCGTCCTGTACGCTGTCCGTTTGGACTTCAAGACACAACTCAATAGAGGATCTGTGCCTTTGTAGTTCATGTAAAACGTAAACACACCTACTTTGTTGTAGGCCCCCCGCCGTCTCAGCGGCCCGAGTGGGAAATGGTGGCGAGCAAACCGGCTATTGAGTCGGGGAGCGCAAAGTTGCCAG
Proteins encoded:
- a CDS encoding ECF transporter S component; the encoded protein is MISAIALKPKTYLTLGVLAVLSIIIFFWPLIVNPESFLSDDAQAPLYLALVIPLVLAAVVAEISEDGFDVKAVAMLGVLSAMVAIVRPFGAGTAGFEAVFFILILGGRAFGPGFGFILGNTGLFASALLTAGIGPWLPYQMLAAAWVAFGAGLLPPVRGRLETLIIVVYAVVAALGYGFLMNMSFWPYAIGVSTELSFTPGAPVLENLHTFVLFSLTTSLGWDLGRALFTSVLLLLTTKPVLGALRRASRRAAFGVERSFS
- a CDS encoding ABC transporter ATP-binding protein produces the protein MSNHNRVTGTTGTAVKREAWSDAPVLELEDVSASYYTDERTLAEPQIRDVNLTLHEGEILLVLGRTGSGKSTLLNAMTGAMPHATGGRLDGHVRVVGRDTRDFPPRMLSDVVGVVGQDPAASFVTNTVEEELAYGMEQLGLPPAVMSKRVEETLDLLGIAELRGVPLSELSGGEQQRVAIGAVLTTRPALMVLDEPTSALDPNGAEDVLATVTKLAHDLAMTVVLAEHRIERVLQYVDRVAHVGQDGRVTLGTPAEIMTSADVAPPVIELGRWAGWSPLPLSIRDARNHSHAMRRRLFQRGLVVSKVQTTRPNPLLRAEDVVVDFPEIRAVDGVDLTLYEGEVTVLMGRNGCGKSSLLWALQGTGKRSQGTVLVHDDDAAARKHTRRNRGGATPDMPWSDPHQLKPADRRRVVSMVPQTPTDILYESSVGLELRRSDKDAAAAPGTTRAILDTLAPNIPDELHPRDLSEGQKLSLALSIQLAAQPPVVFFDEPTRGLDYAGKKSLSDSFKELALTGHAVLVVTHDVEFAALCADRVLFMASGKIVADGPAVDILAASPAYAPQVAKITAGIQDPSYWLTVPAVKAALGDGAL
- a CDS encoding energy-coupling factor transporter transmembrane component T, translating into MAWWVWALGIAGTVSLTTNLYVLAMALVVLCFVVAQRRGASPWARAFPIYFILCGWIVVYRVVMHILVGAKIGQQELFSIPSFDLPEWAAGINVFGTVYAEGLLMSATQGLVLGTMIVAVGAANSLADPKKLVKALPGALGDLGTAIVIGISIAPQMAESAYRIHRARTLRGDDTGGIRGFARILMPVFQDTLDRSLALASSLDARGYGRRADTPLIEQRITSAFGALGIIGATIGIFVVLDAGAPMFVAVPILIVGVGFLVISLFIASRRKTSTTYDQLPWAGAEWITALSGLVPLAAALVEYNLNPASMVTTWIPLHMPTQVPLLVILALVVATAPGIFTPRLPRNSFRARRRTPRVATTTDTTPDTTPAGPTRRTPAGRGHRRNPEPAAVTASFPVVATAAATAPKKEALHE
- a CDS encoding terpene cyclase/mutase family protein; its protein translation is MALLGTRTAATALALATGIALITPHTAVAATPPTDSELESTASFLAAQLTERGDGLVDGPFGGRADLGLTADFIFALDALDMHHDQADRSYEALVDNADDFVYFLGEVDAGRMAKFVALQNTRGERNETYIAELVDAIQDNGRLMNETDGEPTSDAQNFSQAWAVIALARAGETEAASKAADFLESQICEDGGVPLFPATPPTCTSVDPDTTGMAGQALALVRGAEATSTRSVLQYLRNNTTPEGGINSRFAGINVNSTALAAGAFAYAGDLDAFERNHAFLDAVRFDDSAPEELRGGFAYKISDVDTVTTVSDQIRRATAQAALGFVGGSYASSETLYPEQVDPDPVDPDPVDPAPSDSDGSSSGSSEGGIFLGVLGAIAAIIAAVIGFTGTAAFLPVQF
- a CDS encoding GNAT family N-acetyltransferase; amino-acid sequence: MYRLTAPDAGGYREWASCLAEFGDGPIDGSGFEGRPELSGAAFEAYITDRARWADTSIPTPEGFVHCDFRWITDPGGQLLGFLAIRHTLTPFLLEQGGHIGYSVRPTYRNRGVAGTALALGLAEAQALGVTPVLLTVREDNPASRRVIERAGGNYEDTRNGFRRYWFPNTHRTP